A segment of the Chryseobacterium scophthalmum genome:
AAATTTTCATAATGAATTGTTCAGTCTGTCTTTCACAAATTCTACTTTTGTTTTTCCGTGCGCTGCAGGATTTCCGTTTTCATCAAGATTCACCATTACAATTTTATCAACGGTGATGATGGTTTGATGGGTCATTTTATTTCTTACATCACATTTCAGTGTAAGAGAAGTGGAGCCAAAAGATGAAACTTCAATTCCAATTTCGATAATGTCGCCCTGTTTTGCTGAACTCACAAAATTTATTTCTGAAATAAACTTGGTAACAACTTTTTTGTTTTCCAACTGAATCACCGCGTATAATGCTGCTTCTTCATCAATCCATTGTAATAGTTTTCCTCCGAATAATGATTG
Coding sequences within it:
- a CDS encoding acyl-CoA thioesterase; the encoded protein is MNYHTRKWVKPEDLNPNQSLFGGKLLQWIDEEAALYAVIQLENKKVVTKFISEINFVSSAKQGDIIEIGIEVSSFGSTSLTLKCDVRNKMTHQTIITVDKIVMVNLDENGNPAAHGKTKVEFVKDRLNNSL